GTGGTGAGCGCCATCCGCTATGAATGAGGTGGAGATGAACGAGCCAGTCATTCAAGTGCGGGGCATGACCAAGGACTACTCCAACGGCTCCCAGGTCATCTCCATTCTCAAGGGCATCGATATGGACGTCCTGCCCGGGGAGATGGTGGCCATCATGGGCCCCTCCGGCATGGGGAAGTCTACCTTTTTGTTCATCCTTGGTTTGCTCTTGCCCCCGAGTGGCGGGTCCTATAAAGTGAAAGGGCATGAGGTCGCCAAGCTCACCCGGTCGCAACAGGCGCAGTTCCGCCGCACCTTCGCCGGGTTCGTGTTCCAGAGCTGCAACCTGTTCGAGCATACCAAGGTGTACGAGAACCTGGAATTTCCCCTCATCTACGCCGGCGTGCCGCGCAAGGACCGGGCTGCGATGATCGACGAAGCGTTGGAAAAGGTGAACATGATGCATCGCCGCAATCATCCTGCCAACCGGCTCTCTGGCGGTGAGCAGCAGCGGGTTTCCATTGCCCGGGCCCTGGTGAACCGGCCGAGCATCATCTTTGCTGACGAGCCCACCGGTCAGCTTGACCTCAAGCACAGCCAGATGGTAATGGAACATTTTCAACGCTTTGTTTCGGAAGACAAGACAGCGATGGTGGTGGTGACGCACGATCCCGGCGTGGCCAGGCAGTGCACGCGGACGCTCTACCTTCGCGATGGGAATCTGTATGATCAATAGCGCCGCTCCCTTGGCGGCGCGTTCGCGTTCTGATGGCACGCGCCCGGGCACGCATCTGAGCGCGGTTGTTTGCCAACGCAGAATGGGCATGTCCACAGGAGCCAGCAACGTGCAATTGTCCACACTTTCTTCCTTGCGTTTCGGCGCTTCCGGCTGGGCAGTCCGCTGCCTGCTGGCGTGCGTCGTGGCGGCCCTGTGTTCCCTGGGGGCGCAACGGGCCCTGGCCCTGCCTGCCGACGGCGAACTGCCGCCCGTGCCCATCCCCGCGCATCCCCTGACGTACAAGGAATGCGTGGCCCTGGCGCTGCAGAATTCGCCGTACTTCGTGCCTTCCGGTGTGGAAATCAAGGTCAAGCGCCTTGACGCCTGGGACAAGCGCATGGAGCTGCTGCCGGATTTCTTCGTCAACACCAACCTGCGGCTCAACAATCCGGACGGCCGCAACTCCGCGCCCATCTCCGTCTCCTTCTCCTTTGGACAATACGACCCATTGCAGGCGTACTTTTCCATCGGCGCATACAAGATCATGGTCCAGCGCGCCGCCATGGAGCACGTGAAGACCATCGACGAAGGGCTGTTCTCCCTGGCGCAGATCTACATCAGCATGGAGTTGTGGAGTCGCGCCGCGCTGGTGCATGACGAAATCATCGACGTGGCCCGTCAGCAGAAGGCCTATGCCGTGCAACGGTACAACGCCGGCTACGGCTCCACCCTGGATGTGATGTATGCCGAGCGTCAATACGAGGACGCCATCAACCAGAAGCGCAAGAACGAGCTGACGCACCAGCAGGCCTTCGAGCGCCTCAAATCCTTCCTTGGTGCGCCCAGGGAGCAAGCTCTGACGCTGAACCTGGAAAACGCCGTCCGGCAGGTGACCGGGGACTTCAACCCCCGCACCATCTCCCTGGAAGAAGCCAAGCGCAACAGCCTGGAAATCCAGATCCGGCGGCTGGACAACGAATTGCAAGGCTATCAGGTGCGTCTGGCGTATGCCAAGTTCCTGCCCAAATACACCCTGGGGCTTTCCCGGGAGTACTCGGCCCTCTCCAACTCGGATGTGTTCGTGGCCACGGTGGGCCTGACCATCCCCGTGCTGGACTGGGGCGAGCGCTACCGCGGCGTTATCCGCGAAAAACGCCGGGTGGTGCAGGCCAGGGCGGAAGAGCGGATGAAGACCCTTGACTTTGAAAACGAATTTTACACGGCCCAAGGCGCAGTGGAAGATGCGGCGCAGGACCTGAAACTTGTGGCCACTGCCAGAGAGATTGCAAGCCTCGAACGGCAACGCGCAGAAATCATGTACCGTTCGGGCTCCATCGAGTTTCCGGAGTTCACCCGGACGGTCGAAAGGGATCTGGAGGCGCGGCTGGTCGCGCTGTCCAAGGAGTTTGAGTATGATCAGGCCGTGCTTAAGCTGCGGTACATTTCCGGCGACCTGCATTCGTCCATGCTGGACGTTGCGGCATATAATGAGCAGTAGCGTTCGGGCTGCCTTCGCGGTCGTGCTGGGTGCGACACTCTGGGCTGGCGGCGCACTCCCGGTGCCGGCCCAGGCGCAGGAATCCGGCAGCACCCTCATGCAGTCCGCCCAGGACATTGTGTTCCAGGGCAAGCTGTCCAGCTCCCTCACCAGGGAAGCCACCATCCTGTTTGACGGCGAAATCGAAGAATTGCGTGTTCGATCCGGCCAGGCAGTGAAGCGCGGCGAGGTGCTGCTGACATACCGGCTGACACCGGAAGTCATGGCCTCGCTGCGGTCCCGGGTCTCCTCGGCCATGATTTCAGAGTTTGAAGCCAAGCTCGCCGGCATTGATGCCGAGGCCCTTGGCGCGCGCACCAAGCTCAAGGAGCTGCAGTCCTTGCAGGCCGGCAATTTCATCCCCGAAGGCCGACTGGAAGAGCCCCGCAACGCCCTGGCCGCGTTGGAAGCCCAGCGCCAGTTCCTGGAAAAGGCCATGTCCCTCAAGAAGCGGCTGCTGGATGACGACATTGCCCAGCTCAAGTCCCTGCTTGGCGACGTCATTGGCCACGATAAGGTGCCCACCACGGTGCAGCTCAAGGCCCCCATCGATGGGCACGTCACCACGCTTGCGCCCTCGGTGCGGCCCAACAGCCTGGTGCGCGGCGGGACTGTGGCCATGACCGTGGGGGTGCTTGATCCCATGCTGGTGCGCGCGCAGGTGTATGAAACCGAGGCCCTGCGCATCAAGCCGGGAGACAAGGCCATCATGACCCTGCCCTCGCTGCCCGGCAACAGCTTTGAAGTGATTCTGAGCCGCGTGAATCTCACGCCCACCACGCAAGGCATCGACCAGCCCACCTTCTACGAAGTGGAGCTCACCGCCCCCAACCCTGAGCTGCTGCTCCGCGAGGGGCTCAAGGCGCAGATTGCCTTCACGCATTGATGCCGTGCCAGACTGGACTGTGAGCGCCCGCGTGCTCGTCCGGCAATCCGGTTTCTTCTTGCCCGCGGCGCGGAGGCGCACGTCTCCCCGTCGCGGGCTGCTGCATTCATCATGCACCACTCCATGACAACCGATACGGCGGCCTATGGCGAGGCGGCCACACGCCGGGCCCTGTTCCTGGCCCTGGCCCTCAGCGCCCTGGTGTTCTCCTGGGCCCATGGGCAGGCATTCCGCTCGCCCTTCGTCATCAACGACGATGCGCGCCAGCAGGTGGCCTGGATGCAGGGATGGCATGATCCGGCGTTGTACCCTGACGACCTGCTGACGGATTTTGCCCGGCATTATGTGAGCTACGGTGTGCGCGGGCTGTATGCCGTCGCCACGACGGTCGTCGAGCCGCTGGTTTTTTCCAAGATCCTGACCGGCGCCCTCTACATCGCCTTGGCCGGTCTGGTGTTTTGCATCGGCAATCGCCTGGCTGGATGGCCCGGAGCCTGGGGCATGCTGTGCATGTATTGGATCATCCCCTTTTTCCTGCACAACATTTCCGGCGGTCTGGCCCGGGCCTTTGCCGGGCCGTTGCTGGCCCTGCTGTGTCTGGGCTGGATGTCGGGGCGGGCCTGGATGATGGCGATTGCCCTCGCCCTGCAGGCGCTTTGCATCCCGTATATGTTCGTCCTGTGCGGGCTGGCCGTGGGCCTTGCCTGGCTGGCGGGAG
This sequence is a window from Megalodesulfovibrio gigas DSM 1382 = ATCC 19364. Protein-coding genes within it:
- a CDS encoding ABC transporter ATP-binding protein codes for the protein MNEPVIQVRGMTKDYSNGSQVISILKGIDMDVLPGEMVAIMGPSGMGKSTFLFILGLLLPPSGGSYKVKGHEVAKLTRSQQAQFRRTFAGFVFQSCNLFEHTKVYENLEFPLIYAGVPRKDRAAMIDEALEKVNMMHRRNHPANRLSGGEQQRVSIARALVNRPSIIFADEPTGQLDLKHSQMVMEHFQRFVSEDKTAMVVVTHDPGVARQCTRTLYLRDGNLYDQ
- a CDS encoding TolC family protein is translated as MQLSTLSSLRFGASGWAVRCLLACVVAALCSLGAQRALALPADGELPPVPIPAHPLTYKECVALALQNSPYFVPSGVEIKVKRLDAWDKRMELLPDFFVNTNLRLNNPDGRNSAPISVSFSFGQYDPLQAYFSIGAYKIMVQRAAMEHVKTIDEGLFSLAQIYISMELWSRAALVHDEIIDVARQQKAYAVQRYNAGYGSTLDVMYAERQYEDAINQKRKNELTHQQAFERLKSFLGAPREQALTLNLENAVRQVTGDFNPRTISLEEAKRNSLEIQIRRLDNELQGYQVRLAYAKFLPKYTLGLSREYSALSNSDVFVATVGLTIPVLDWGERYRGVIREKRRVVQARAEERMKTLDFENEFYTAQGAVEDAAQDLKLVATAREIASLERQRAEIMYRSGSIEFPEFTRTVERDLEARLVALSKEFEYDQAVLKLRYISGDLHSSMLDVAAYNEQ
- a CDS encoding efflux RND transporter periplasmic adaptor subunit; the protein is MSSSVRAAFAVVLGATLWAGGALPVPAQAQESGSTLMQSAQDIVFQGKLSSSLTREATILFDGEIEELRVRSGQAVKRGEVLLTYRLTPEVMASLRSRVSSAMISEFEAKLAGIDAEALGARTKLKELQSLQAGNFIPEGRLEEPRNALAALEAQRQFLEKAMSLKKRLLDDDIAQLKSLLGDVIGHDKVPTTVQLKAPIDGHVTTLAPSVRPNSLVRGGTVAMTVGVLDPMLVRAQVYETEALRIKPGDKAIMTLPSLPGNSFEVILSRVNLTPTTQGIDQPTFYEVELTAPNPELLLREGLKAQIAFTH